A segment of the Acidimicrobiales bacterium genome:
CCGTCGACCTGGTCGAGCTGCTCGAGGCCGGGCCCGCCGGGCTGGCCGCGGCCCGGGCCGCGGCCGCCGCGCCTCCCCCGGGGGCACGGGTGGCGCTCGACGCCGTGACCCTGCTCGCCCCGATCGCCCGGCCCCCGAAGTTCCTCGCCATCGGGCTGAACTACGCCGACCACATCGCCGAGACGGGGATGGCCACCCCGGAGTTCCCGGTCTTCTTCAACAAGCAGACCACCTGTGTGATCGGGCCGGGCGAGGCGATCCACAAGCCCCGTGCGTCCGACCTGGTCGACTACGAGGGCGAGCTGGGGGTGGTGATCGGCCGGCGCTGCCGCCACGTGCCGGTCGAGCGGGCGGCCGAGGTGATCGCCGGCTACCTCGTGGTCAACGACGTCACCGTGCGCGACTGGCAGCTGCGGGCGCCAACGATGACGATCGGCAAGTCCTTCGACACCCATGGCCCCATCGGGCCCTGGATGGTGACCGCCGACGAGGTGGCCGATCCGCACGACCTGCGGATCCGGACCTTCGTGAACGGCGAGCTGCTGCAGGACGCGTCGACCAGCGGCATGGTGTTCGACGTGCTCCACCAGATCGCCACGCTCACCACCGCCTTCACCCTCGAGCCGGGCGACGTGATCGCCACCGGCACCCCGGCCGGGGTCGGGATCGTCCGGCGCCCGCCCGTGCTCCTGCAGGCGGGCGACGTCGTGCGGGTCGAGATCGACGGCATCGGCGCGATCGAGAACCCGGTGGTCGACGAGCCCGCCGAGACCGCGATCATCTGACGCCGCCACCGACCCGAGGAGGACCCGTGACGCTGAGCGGACCCGTGCGCAGCTTCCTGGCCGAGCAGCCGGTCGGCGTGCTCGCCACCGTCCGACCGGACGGATCTGTTCGCCAGTCGGTCGTCTACCACGTGCTCGACGGCGACCGGATCCTGATCTCGACCGAGTCGAAGCGGGCGAAGTCCCGCGACGTGATCCGCACCGGTCGCGCGTCGTACTGCGTGACGGGCCACGTCCGGCCGTTCCCGTCCGTCACGGTCGAGGGTCCGGCCCGCATCCTCACCCAGGGCATCGGCGGGCCCACCGCGCAGCTCGTCGCCCGGGTCACCGGGAGCCCGCCGGGCGAGGCTCCCAGCGACGAGGCCCTGGCCGGCGTCGACCGGGTGATCCTCGAGCTCACCATCGAGCGCGCCTACGGCGCGACCCATCTCGACGCGCCCTCGTCCTAGAGGAGGTCCTCATGGCACTGCATCGGCTCACGCAGATCTCCGTGGCTGTCCCCGACCCGGTCGCGGTCGCGGCGTTCTACCGGGACTTCGGCCTCACCGAGACGGGTCCCGGCGTGCTGGCCACCACCGACGGTGGCGAGCAGCTCCGGCTGGTGGCGGCGCCCCGGCGGCGCCTGGTCGAGCTGGGCCTCGGCGCCGACGACCCCGACGACCTCGACCGCATCGCGGCCGACGCCGCCGCGTGGGGCGCGCCGGTGGCTCGCCAGGGCGGCGCCGTCGTGGTCACCGAGCCCGTCACCGCCACGCGGGTCGTGGTGACCGTGGCGCCCCGCTACCGGCTGGCGCCCGGGCCCGATGCCCACCTCAACCACCCGGGGGCCGTGAGCCGCGTGGGTGCGCGCTCCCCGGTGCTCTCCCGCCCGGGGCCGGTGCGCCCGCGCAAGCTCGGTCACGTGGTGATCGGGTCGCCGGAGCAGGCGACCACGCAGCGGTTCTTCCTCGATGCCATCGGCTTCAAGGTGAGCGACGAGATCCCCGGGATCGCGGCCTTCCTCCGCTGCTCCACCGAGCACCACAACCTGCTCGTGCAGGACGCGCCCGTCACGTACCTGCACCACACGTCCTGGACCGTCGACGACGTCGACGACGTCGGTCGGGCCGCCAAGGCGGTGCTCGACGCCCGGCCCGACGCCCACGTGTGGGGCCTGGGTCGCCACTACGTGGGCTCCAACTTCTTCTGGTACCTGCGCGACCCGGCCGGCAACTTCGCCGAGTACCACAGCGACATGGACGTGATCGTCGACGACGAGCGCTGGGAGCCGGGTGCCTTCGCCGACGCCCGGGCGCTGTACGCCTGGGGGCCGCCGGTGCCGGCGTCCTTCCTCGCGCCCGACGACCTGGCCGAGCTCGTCGCGGGCTGACGGCAGTGGGCGCCGGCGACGTGCACGGGGACGGGGACGGGCTGGTCGACGTCGCGGTGGTCGGCGTGGGGCCGGTCGGCGCCACCGCGCTCAACCTCCTCGGCCAGGCGGGGTTGCACGCCGAGGGGTTCGAGCTGGGCACCGACGTGTTCACCCTGCCCCGGGCCGCCCACTTCGACGCCGAGGTCATGCGGGTGTTCCAGGGGCTCGGGCTGGCCGACGCGGTCCGGCCCGCCACCACCGAGGTGGTGGGCATGCACTTCGTCGACGCCGACGGCCGGACCCTGCTGGCGTTCGACGCCCCCGACCAGCCGGGCCCGCACGGCTGGCCCGCCGGCTTCATGTTCTACCAACCCGACCTGGAGCGAGCCCTGCGGGCCGGCATCGAGCGGTACCCGTCGGTGGGCCTGCACCTGGGCCACGAGGTGGTCGCCCTCGACCAGCACGCCGACCGCGTCGACCTCTCGGTCCGCGACCGGGCCGGCGGGGCCGAGCGGACCGTCGGCGCCCGGTGGGTGCTGGGCTGCGACGGGGCGCGCAGCTCGGTGCGCAGGGGAGCCGGCATCGGGCTCGACGACCTCGCCTTCGACCAGCCCTGGCTGGTGGTCGACGTCGTGCTGCGGCGCGAGGGCGTCGATCTCCCGGCCGTGGTCGAGCAGCGGTGCGACCCGGCGCGGCCCGCGACGTTCGTGCCCTCGGCGGGCGCCCACCGCCGGTGGGAGTTCATGCTCATGCCGGGCGAGACGGCCGAGGAGATGGAGCGGCCCGAGACGATCCGCGCGCTCCTGGAGCCGTGGCTCGACCCCGACGGCGTGGAGATCATCCGGTCGGCCGTGTACACGTTCCACGCCCTCGTGGCCGAGCGTTGGCGCGACCGCCGGGCCCTGCTCGTCGGTGACGCCGCGCACCAGACCCCGCCCTTCCTCGGGCAGGGCATGTGCGCCGGCATACGGGACGCCGCCAACCTGGTGTGGAAGCTGCGACTGGTGCGCGACGGGGTCGCCGACGACTCGATCCTCGACACGTACCAGACCGAGCGCGAACCGCACGTGCGGCGGCTCGTCGGCCTCGCCGTCGAGCTCGGGCAGATCCTGCAGACCACCGATCCCGCTCTGGCGGCGGCGCGCGACGAGCAGCTGCTCGCCCGGCGGGAGGCGGCCGGCTCCGGCGGCGAGGCGCTCCTGCCGCCCCTGCCGCCCCTGGGCGACGGCCTGCTGCAGGCCGGTGGCAGGGACGAGCCACTGGCCGTCGGGACGCCGCTTCCCCAGCCCCGGGTGCGCACGGCGGGGGGCGGCGTCGTCCGCCTGGACGACATCCTCGGACTCGGGTTCGCCGTGCTCTGCGGGCCGGGCGTGGTGCCGCCGGGTGACGTCGCGGACGCCGCCTCCTGGTCGGAGCTGGGCGCGGTGGTGCTGGGCGTGGTGCCGCCGGGTGACGCCGCGGCCGGCTCGGCGGGCGTCGTCGAGGACCTCGACGGGTGGGTCCACCCCTGGCTGACCGGTGACCGGGTGGTGTTGGTGCGGCCCGATCGCTACGTCTTCGGGTGGGCGCACGGCCCGGACGCCCGGCGCGAGCTCACCGCGTCCCTCCGCTCGCGGCTCCGGCCGGGCCGCTGATCGCGGGCGGGCCGGCCGGCCCGCGGGCCACCAGCCCCAGGCGCGCCAGGAGCGCCGCGGCCAGGCCGCGCCTTCTGACGGGGGCGTCGGTGGCGGCCCAGCCTCGGATGGTGTCGAGCACCACCGCGCCCACGACCGCGCCGGTGTCGGGCGCGACCGCCCCCGCGCCGGGCAGGAGGGAGGCGATCGCGGTGGCCCACGGGGCCCCGTCGCCGGCACCCGACCGCAGGGCCTCCGCCGCTGCCCTGCCGACGAGGGAGCGGGGCAGCGGCGCCACCTGCTCGGCGACCGCGGCGGTCACGGCCCGCAGGGACGGGGTCTCGGCCCCGGTGCCCGCCCCGGCGGTCGCAACGTCGGTCGTCGCGTCGCGGAGCGCCGTGGTCAGCAGCTCCACCACCAGGTCCTCCTTCGACCGGAAGTGGAAGTAGAAGCTCCCCTTGGCGACGCCGGCCGTGGCGCACACGTCGGCCACCGAGACCTCGTCGTAGCCGTCGGCCGTCCACCGGGCTGCGGCCGCGTCGACCAGGCGGCGTCGCGTGGCTCGGGACCGATCCTGGATCAGCAGGGCCCGGGGCCCCGGTCGGGCGGTGCCGGTCAACCGAGGCGCCGCAGGATCCGGAGGGCGGTGGCCGGGTAGCCACCGCCGAAGAGCAGCGCGTGCACGAGCAGCGGGTACAGCTGGTTGAGCTCGACCCGGTCCTCGTGGCCCTCGGCCAGCGGGAACACCTCGTGGTACGCGGCGAGCGTGCGGGGCCCGGGCCCGCCGAACAGGCGGAGCATGGCCAGGTCGGTCTCCCGGTGCCCGCCGTAGGCGGCCGGGTCGACCAGCCAGGGCCGGCCGTCGGTGCCCACCAGCACGTTCCCGGCCCACAGGTCGCCGTGCAGCCGCGCCGGGGGCTCGACGGGCCCGACCAGGTCGTCGAGCCGGTCCACCAGCCGGTCGAGTCGCCCGCCGGCCTCCCGGGGGAGGATCCCGCGCTCGACGCAGCGACGCACGAGCGGCTCGAGCCGGCGGGTGGCGAGGAACGCCGCCCAGGTGGGCAGGGCCCCGTTGGGCTGGGGGAGCGGCCCGATGAAGCCGTCGGACGCCAGCCCGAAGCCCGGTGCCCCGAACCGGTGGAGCGCCGCCAAGCTGCGCCCGAGGGCCTCGTCGGCGTGCGGTCCGGGCCGGCCGGGCTCGATCCACGCCAGCGCGAGGAACGCCGGGCCGGGCGGCTCGGACCCGACGGCGAGCACCTCGGGGATGCCGACGGCGCGGGCGGCGCCGAGCCACCGCAGACCGCCGGCCTCGGCCCGGTAGCGGTCGTGGGCGCCGGGCCCGTCTCCGGCCTTCACGAACACGTCGGGACCGTGCGCCAGCCGCAGCCGCCAGGCCGGGTCGACGCAGCCGCCACCGACGGGGAGGGCGGCCTCGACCGCGCCGCCGGCGGCGGCGGCCACCGCGTCCCGCACCGTGTCGGGGAGCCGGCTCACGCCCCGGGCCCCGAGGCCGGGCCGAGGTGCGCGGCGAGCAGCCCGCGGCAGGCCGCCTCGATCAGGTCGAAGGCGGCCGCGAAGCCCTCGGGCCCGCCGTCGTAGGGGTCGGGGACGTCGGCGTCGGCCGGCGACCCGGCGTCGAACGACCGCAGCAGGTGCACCTTGGCCGCGGCCTCGCGCGACGGCGCCAGGGCGAGCAGCTCGCGCCGGTTCGCCCGGTCCATGGCCACCACCAGGTCGAAGCCGGCGAAGTCGGCCTGCTCGAACCGGCGGGCGGTGCCGGTGACGGCGATGCCTCGGCGGCGACCCTCGGCCACGGCCCGGCGGTCGGGACCCTCGCCGGCGTGCCAGCCGCCCGTCCCGGCGCTGTCGAGGTGGACGAGGTGGGCGGCGCCCCC
Coding sequences within it:
- a CDS encoding fumarylacetoacetate hydrolase family protein yields the protein MRLARIRRDGRVALGVVVGDDVIDLAVAAPDLPVDLVELLEAGPAGLAAARAAAAAPPPGARVALDAVTLLAPIARPPKFLAIGLNYADHIAETGMATPEFPVFFNKQTTCVIGPGEAIHKPRASDLVDYEGELGVVIGRRCRHVPVERAAEVIAGYLVVNDVTVRDWQLRAPTMTIGKSFDTHGPIGPWMVTADEVADPHDLRIRTFVNGELLQDASTSGMVFDVLHQIATLTTAFTLEPGDVIATGTPAGVGIVRRPPVLLQAGDVVRVEIDGIGAIENPVVDEPAETAII
- a CDS encoding pyridoxamine 5'-phosphate oxidase family protein, with protein sequence MTLSGPVRSFLAEQPVGVLATVRPDGSVRQSVVYHVLDGDRILISTESKRAKSRDVIRTGRASYCVTGHVRPFPSVTVEGPARILTQGIGGPTAQLVARVTGSPPGEAPSDEALAGVDRVILELTIERAYGATHLDAPSS
- a CDS encoding VOC family protein translates to MALHRLTQISVAVPDPVAVAAFYRDFGLTETGPGVLATTDGGEQLRLVAAPRRRLVELGLGADDPDDLDRIAADAAAWGAPVARQGGAVVVTEPVTATRVVVTVAPRYRLAPGPDAHLNHPGAVSRVGARSPVLSRPGPVRPRKLGHVVIGSPEQATTQRFFLDAIGFKVSDEIPGIAAFLRCSTEHHNLLVQDAPVTYLHHTSWTVDDVDDVGRAAKAVLDARPDAHVWGLGRHYVGSNFFWYLRDPAGNFAEYHSDMDVIVDDERWEPGAFADARALYAWGPPVPASFLAPDDLAELVAG
- a CDS encoding bifunctional 3-(3-hydroxy-phenyl)propionate/3-hydroxycinnamic acid hydroxylase, encoding MHGDGDGLVDVAVVGVGPVGATALNLLGQAGLHAEGFELGTDVFTLPRAAHFDAEVMRVFQGLGLADAVRPATTEVVGMHFVDADGRTLLAFDAPDQPGPHGWPAGFMFYQPDLERALRAGIERYPSVGLHLGHEVVALDQHADRVDLSVRDRAGGAERTVGARWVLGCDGARSSVRRGAGIGLDDLAFDQPWLVVDVVLRREGVDLPAVVEQRCDPARPATFVPSAGAHRRWEFMLMPGETAEEMERPETIRALLEPWLDPDGVEIIRSAVYTFHALVAERWRDRRALLVGDAAHQTPPFLGQGMCAGIRDAANLVWKLRLVRDGVADDSILDTYQTEREPHVRRLVGLAVELGQILQTTDPALAAARDEQLLARREAAGSGGEALLPPLPPLGDGLLQAGGRDEPLAVGTPLPQPRVRTAGGGVVRLDDILGLGFAVLCGPGVVPPGDVADAASWSELGAVVLGVVPPGDAAAGSAGVVEDLDGWVHPWLTGDRVVLVRPDRYVFGWAHGPDARRELTASLRSRLRPGR
- a CDS encoding TetR/AcrR family transcriptional regulator, yielding MTGTARPGPRALLIQDRSRATRRRLVDAAAARWTADGYDEVSVADVCATAGVAKGSFYFHFRSKEDLVVELLTTALRDATTDVATAGAGTGAETPSLRAVTAAVAEQVAPLPRSLVGRAAAEALRSGAGDGAPWATAIASLLPGAGAVAPDTGAVVGAVVLDTIRGWAATDAPVRRRGLAAALLARLGLVARGPAGPPAISGPAGAASGGTR
- a CDS encoding fructosamine kinase family protein, which produces MRDAVAAAAGGAVEAALPVGGGCVDPAWRLRLAHGPDVFVKAGDGPGAHDRYRAEAGGLRWLGAARAVGIPEVLAVGSEPPGPAFLALAWIEPGRPGPHADEALGRSLAALHRFGAPGFGLASDGFIGPLPQPNGALPTWAAFLATRRLEPLVRRCVERGILPREAGGRLDRLVDRLDDLVGPVEPPARLHGDLWAGNVLVGTDGRPWLVDPAAYGGHRETDLAMLRLFGGPGPRTLAAYHEVFPLAEGHEDRVELNQLYPLLVHALLFGGGYPATALRILRRLG
- a CDS encoding low molecular weight phosphotyrosine protein phosphatase: MRVCFVCLGNICRSPTAEAVARHLAERGGAAHLVHLDSAGTGGWHAGEGPDRRAVAEGRRRGIAVTGTARRFEQADFAGFDLVVAMDRANRRELLALAPSREAAAKVHLLRSFDAGSPADADVPDPYDGGPEGFAAAFDLIEAACRGLLAAHLGPASGPGA